Genomic window (Paenibacillus sp. 37):
GCAACGTCACTTAATGTTCCTCCACACATCTCGGCCAATTGTGCCAATGTTCTTTTTATCAATTGGATTTGCCCCTTATCGCTTCTTTGGCTATGATTCGGTCATCAAAATCGGTTTTGGTTGTGCCGATAATCTGATAGGTCTCGTGACCCTTGCCCGCAATCAATACTACATCGGCTGGGCTTGCCATTTCAATAGCTTCATGAATCGCCTGGCGTCGATCCACAATCATCGTATAACGTTCAGTAGGAACGGATTCTTCAATCAGGCCCTGTTCAATGTCTTTGAGAATCAGATCCGGATCTTCTGTCCGTGGATTATCGGAAGTAACCAGTACAAAATCACTATAATTCGCAGCAATTTTCCCCATGAGAGGGCGTTTGGTACGGTCCCTGTCGCCACCACAGCCAAACACGCAAATTACACGTCCTTCGGCAAATTCTTTCACCGTCCGCAGCACATTCTCCAGTCCATCCGGTGTATGGGCATAATCGACAATAACAGCAAATGGCTGCCCTTCGTCCACTCCTTCAACACGTCCATCCACGCCCGGAACCGTCTCCAGACTGCGCTTGATCTCTTCCAGCGGAATACCCTCCACCAGCGCTGCAGAGATGGCTGCCATTGCATTGTACACATTGAATTTGCCTACCATGCGCAAGCGAATATCTGTGCTGCCTGCAAATGTATCCACGTGGAAAGAAGTTCCCTGAGACGTGATTGAGATTTGGGATGCGCGTACATCCGCCTTTTCACCCATGCCATATGTAATCACTTCAGCCGCAGTCACAGAGATGAAATAATCCGCTGCCGGGTCATCTGCATTGATAACAGCGAATTTACGCTGTGAGACATCTTCCGTATAACCGTTACCCAGTCGTGCAAAGAACAATCCTTTGGCCCCGCGATATTCCTCCATTGAATGGTGGTAGTCCAAATGATCCTGCGTCAGGTTAGTGAATACCGCAGTGCGGAAATTCGTTCCCTTTACTCGCCCTTGTTCCAACGCATGAGAAGAAACTTCCATAACACAGCAGTCCGTACCCTTCTGAACCATATCATGCAGACTACGCTGCAGATCAAGCGCCTCTGGTGTTGTTCCTGACATCGGGTAGGTGCGACCGTCATACCGCATTTGAATGGTACCGATTAATCCCGTCTTGCGCCCGTAATCACTCATGATTTTTTCAATTAAATAGGTGGTCGTTGTTTTGCCGTTCGTTCCCGTTACACCAATCATATTCATCTTCTGGCTTGGCGAGTCAAAAAAGAAATCTGCCAGAACAGCCATCGCAAATCGGCTGTCTTTCACCAGCAATTGTGGTACAGGCAGATCCAGCTGCCGTTCAACCACCAATGCAACTGCACCTGCATTTACAGCTTTTTCTGCATAATCATGACCATCTACCGTATGTCCCGGAAGACAGATAAACAGATCACCCGGTTTTACCTGCCGGGAATCTGTCTGAAGGTTTTGGCATTCTGTATTTGATTCGCCCACGAGGCGGGCGGTGGTCAGCATCGATGCAAATTGTTTTAAAAGCACATGAATAACCTCACTTTTCCAATTATACTTCTGTTTTAACATATGTCTGTATTTATTAATATCGTCAATACAACCCAATAATGAAACGCACCTGGATGAATTTTGTTGCGCTAGAAGCTTCAAACTACCTCTAAGCCCCGTTATTCATCCTTTGTGTGATCATGTGCATCGTTCAGTACATTCCCCATATAAATGCGGATGGTTGATCCCTGATCTACCCTCGCCCCAGGCTTAGGTGCCTGATTAATTACGTATTTACCACTGCCAGACTTCGCCAGCATAAAATTCATGTTCAGGTCTTCGTACAGATCTTCAACAGTAGCTCCTGTCAGGTCTGGGACTGTCACGATTTTGGTTTCACCATACTTGTATTCTTTGGCGACCTGATCCTTCCGAACAGGTACATTCATATAATGCAAAGCATCTTCAAGGATGTTCTGCACAATCGGGGCGGCAACCACACCTCCGAACTGAATTCCTTTGGGATTATCCACTGCGGTATAAACCACAATCTGTGGGTCATCTGCTGGTGCAAATCCGATAAAGGATACGATATGCTCAGTCGAGGAATAACGTCCGTTGATAACCTTCTGGGCTGTACCTGTTTTGCCACCAACCCGGTATCCATCAATGAATGCCGGACGCCCGGTACCTTTTGCGACAACACTCTCGAGTGCTTCACGTACTTGTTTGGATGTATTCTCCGAGATCACCTGACGAACCAGTTCCGGCTTGGCTTCTTCCATGACTTCCCCTGTGACCGGATGGACCCACGCTTTCGTAACATAAGGCTTGTAAAGTTTACCCCCATTGATGGCCGCTGACACAGCTGCTACTTGCTGAATGGGCGTTACCGATACACCTTGACCAAAAGCAGTCGTTGCAAGCTCGACAGGTCCCACTCTGGACAGTTTGAACAGAATTCCACTGGCTTCTCCGCTGAGATCAATCCCTGTCTTGGTACCGAAACCAAAGTCTTTAATATAGGAGAAGAGCGATTCTTTGCCCAGCCTCTGCCCCAAAGCCACAAAGCCCGGGTTACATGAGTTCTCCACAACTTGTAAGAAGGTCTGACTTCCGTGGCCGCCCTTTTTCCAGCAACGCAGACGGGCCCCACCCACCTCAACATATCCGGGATCAAAAAATTGATCCTGTTGCAGATTGACCTTTTTCTCTTCAAGCGCTGCTGCCAAAGTAATGATCTTAAATGTGGAGCCCGGCTCGTAGGTCATCCAGATCGGTAAATTGCGATTGTATATCTCCGCTGGATATTGCTGATAATCGGCAGGTTCGTATCCCGGCCTGCTGGACATCCCCAAGATTTCACCCGTTTTGGGATTCATCGCTATGGCCAATGCTGAGTTCGCTTGGAACTTCACCATGGCCTGATCCAGTTCTCTCTCCATGATGGACTGAATGGATTTATCAATGGTCAGCTTGAGGTTAAGGCCGTCCTTCGGTTCCACATACTTCTCGGATGAGCCCGGCATTAGCCTTCCGGCCGCATCGGACAAGTAGGACACACTGCCATTCAAACCATTCAGCTTATCATCATACTTCTTCTCGACACCTGTTAAGCCCTGATTATCAATGCCCGTAAAACCAAGAATATGGGCAGCCAAATCATCATAAGGATAAAAACGTTTATTGTCCTCAGCAACAACGATACCCGGAAGCTTCAAATCACGGATGCGCTGAGCTTTCTCCATCGTAATTTTGCGGCCGCCGGGTTGTAGTCGTACAATGAGTTCTCGTTTCTTGATGGTTGCGAGCACTTTTTCTTCCGTCATCCCAAGCAATGGGGCCAGCGCTTTAGCTGTCGTTTCAGCTTCTTTAACCTGAGCCGGAATGGCCATAATGGTCGGTGTTGTCACATTATAGGCCAGAGAGGTTCCATTTCGATCCAGGATCTCCCCCCGCTTGGCTGAATAAGGAATATTACGCCGCCAGGATTCTTCTGCTTTTGCTGACAATTCAGGGCCTTCCCCGAGCTGTACATAAGCAAGCCTGATCATCAGGGCCGAAAATAACAAAACTAAAATCATTAAACTCCATAGCAACCTGCGCCGCAGATTTACGCTTGATCCTTTCACGAAAAGATCCCCCCACTCGTCCCAAAATCATGACATTCGTTCCATTCATGAATATTCAGGACAACCGGGGGTTAGAACAAGCTGTCAGAGCTCCCTATGGAAGCGAAGCTCCGTTTGTGGCTGGATCATTAGAGGATTCGGATTCATTGGCAGGAGCCTTGTTGTTATCTGTTTTATCTGTTTTGTCTGTTCCGTCGGTTTTACCTTCTCCGCCCGAAGGCTCTTGTTCCTCCACTTCAGCTTCTGACGACGGATCAGAAGAGATCGGAGCCTCATCGGCTATACCTGTCACTGCAGCTTTGGCAGTTTGCAAGTTCAACTGCACAGTTCTCTGCTCACCTGCGACCTGCTCGGTTTGCTTCACGACATAGCCCTCACCCTTGACCGTAACCCCCACCTTCATGAGAGAAAGCACTTCAAGGGCATCACGGAGAGATTCACCTGTTAGATCGGGAATCTTCATCTTGCTGCTTTCTTCCGTTAGCAGATAGATTCGTTGTCCTGGATTCATAGAAGCGCCTGCAACCGGATACTGCCGAATTACATTATCACCTTGACCAAGAGTCACATAAGCAATACCTGCGCTTAGAAGCTGGCTTCTGGCCTGTTTGGCTGTCTTGCCACTCAAGTCAGGTGCCTTGGCTTGCACGACAGAGACTTCTTTTGACTTTTTGTCAGGAGTTTTGGCTGTATCTTTGGGTATTCCCATATATTGAAGAGTCTGGCTGACAATCTTTTTGAACACCGGTGCAGCTGCGGTTCCTCCCCCAATGTTGGTTCCATCCGGTTGGTCAATGACAACAAGTATAGCAATCTTCGGATTATTCACGGGCGCGAATCCAATAAACGATACAACGTCTTTTGACTTACTGTATGCTCCATTAACAACCTTTCTTGCCGTACCTGTCTTACCAGCTACACGGTAACCTTCAATATAGGCGTTACGACCAGTACCAATCGTTTGGTCTGCAACCACTTGTTCCAAATAACCACTCACCAGTTTAGAAGATTCCTTGGAAATCACCTGACGAACAACTTTAGGTTTGATCACTTCCGTTGTTCCATCATTCGGGTTCTTGATCTCCTTCACCAGATGTGGCTCCAGCAATTTGCCGCCGTTGGCGATCGCAGAGATGGCTGCGACCTGTTGAATTGGTGTTACCTGTACAAGACCATGCCCATAGGCTGCCGTGGCAATCTCAGATTTGTATACAAGTGGCTTGATCGGTGACGCTGACTCATTCGGCAGATCAATACCTGTCTTTTTACCAAAACCGAATTCGTCTATGTAATGACGCAGACGTTCACCACCAAGCATGTTATAACCCAAGTTAACAAAGGCAATGTTACTTGACCGTTTGACACCTTCAAGATAAGATATCCAACCATAGGCATGTCCATTATCACTAATTGGGAAACCACCGATATACATGCGTTTGGATTCGAAACTTGCATTGGGATCGAAAAGTTTTTCTTCTACAGCCCCTGCCAGCGTAACTATTTTGAATGTACTACCTGGCTCATAGATGGATTGAGTAGCATGATTGATAAAATTCTTTTGATCAGGTGTACTCCCATACGAATTCGGGTTAAAAGTTGGCCAATTCGCCATGCCTAGAATCTCCATGGTGCTCGGGTCTGCTGCAATGACCGTCATACTCAGTGGATTATATTTGGCAACGGCTTCTTTCATTGCATCCTCAATGTAGAACTGGATCGTGTCATCGATGGTTAGCGTAAGGTTTTTACCGTTCTGAGGTGGCAGATAGTTATCCTGTGAATCCGGAAGTTTAATGCCTTTGGCATCCTTCTGATAATTCAGATATCCGTCTGTACCAGTCAGTGCTTCATCATATGAGACTTCAAGTCCATTGACAGCTTTCCCATCACGGCTCATATATCCCAAGAGGTGAGAGGCAAGTGTTTCTTCAGGGTAAAAACGCTTCGACTCCTGAGCCATCACAATTGCATTACGCGCCTTATATTCATCTTGCAGTTCTTCACGCAACTCGTTGACTTGTGCAGCAAGTTCAGGACTTATCTTATATCCTTCACTGCGTACTTCACGTTGCTGATAGAAGACTCCATCTTTATTTTTGGCTGTGACCAGAGCACGCATCTCACTCTCATTTTTCCCAAGAAGGGCAGAAAGTTTCTCCGTAACAACATCCTGAATTCCAAGTTCATTAATTAATAACGGATTAACAGAAACCGTATACGCAGGCGAGTCAGTAGCCAAAATGTTACCATTTCGATCCGTAATCGTTCCACGTGCAGCCTTAATCGTCTGTTCCCGCTCTACCAAACCGGCTGCCCGTTCCTGCCATACACCGCCATTCACAACTTGAATGAAAAAGATTCGGGTTACGAGTACAAGAAAAAAGAGGGTAATACATCCCCCTATAAGCAACGTGCGCATCTTTATTCTTTTTATCATCGGAACACCTCTTTACTTACTGCTTGCTGTATTCGAGGACGACTCAGTACCAGTTGATTTCGTACTTGTTGAGCGAGGTACATAAATGACATCCTTACCGGAAGCTTCAACGTAACCAAGTTGTTTTGCATTTTCGATAACCTGGTTATTCAATGTTTCTTTTTCCACCTGCAGGTCTGCGATCGTCTTTTCATACACCTTGATATCCGAAATAGTGGACTGCGCCTGCTTGTTCAGATCGTAGATATGAGCATAACGAGACATCAAGGCTCCTCCAACAAGGATAACTGCAACCAGGGTAATCAGATACAAAATCTTCTCGCGCGCCGGAAGACCCGTACGACGGGTCACCACTTTGGTGGTTTCTTTGTATCGTTGCTGGGTCACACGTTCCTGGGACGCTTTTTCTTTTACAGCGAGATTACCACGTGTATATGCCATACTCCGATTCTCTCCTCCACTCTTGATCTACAATTTCTCGGCTACGCGCAGCTTGGCTGAACGAGCACGTGAATTTTCGGTCAATTCCGTTTCCGTTGGAATCAACGGTTTTCTGTTAACTAAACGCAGGGTCCCCTTGCCGCCGCATACACACAACGGAAAATCGGGTGGACATGTACATTTTTCCAGATAACTGCTGAAAATCTGTTTACATATCCGATCCTCAAGGGAATGGAAGGTGATAACAGATACACGTCCTCCTGGTGCCAGACAACGAACAGCCTGATGCAAACCTTCCTCAAACGCACCCAACTCATCGTTGACGGCAATGCGTAGTGCCTGGAAGCTGCGTTTGGCAGGATGTCCACCAGTACGTCGAGCTGCCGCCGGGATGCCTTCCTTGATCAGTTCCACGAGTTCACCTGTCGTCTCAATGGTGGACTGCGCTCGTTTTCCGACGATAACACGGGCAATTCTTCTCGAAAACTTCTCTTCACCATAGCGATACAAAATTCGAGCAATCTCTTCTTCTGGCCACTCATTCACAATCTCTTTGGCCGTCAGCATTGCATCCTGGTCCATTCGCATATCGAGCGGAGCATCGTGATTGTAACTGAATCCACGTTCTCCTTCATCAAATTGCGGAGATGACACACCCAAGTCGTACAAAATACCGTCGACCTGTGGCACACCATCCATCATTGGTACATCCAGATCCTTGAGTACCTGTTCCAGATCCCGAAAATTGGTTTTCACCAATGTTACACGTTCTCCATAAGCTGCGAGCTTCTCACGAGCATTGTCCAAAGCCCAATCATCCTGATCAAGTGCGATCAGACGTCCCCCTGGACCAAGCTTGGAAGCAATCACGGAGCTATGTCCGCCACCGCCTAAAGTGCAGTCCACGTATATACCGTCCTGCTTGATGTTTAATCCCTCTGTTGCCTCTTCTTTGAGTACGGTTATGTGGTGAAACAACCTGCACCCCTCCTGACTTTATAAATCAAAATTAAAATCGACCAGCTTTTCGGCAATGTCGTTGAATGCTTCTTCGGATTGATTGAAATAACTCTCCCATATGCCTTTGCTCCAAATCTCCACCCGGTTCGACACGCCAAGAACAACACAATCCTTGTCCAGCTTGGCATACTCTCTTAAATTGCCCGGCAGATTTACCCTGCCCTGTTTGTCCAGTTCACATTCGGTTGCACCCGAGAAAAAAAACCGGGTAAACGCACGTGCATCAGATTTCATCAATGGCAGTGCTTTGAGCTTCTGTTCCATGACCCCCCACTCCTCCATGGGGTACACGAAAAGACACTGGTCCAAACCCCGTGTGACAACGAAAGACGGTCCCAGAGATTCGCGGAATTTAGCCGGAATGATAACCCGACCCTTATCATCAATGCTATGTTGGAACTCCCCCATAAACATTGGCCCACTCACTCCTCACCCGTTTCTCCCACTTTGCCCCACTTTCCACCACCTAAGCATAATAGATTCGCACAAAAAAATCAAAACCCTTCTTGCATGACTTGATTTTTTAATTTTTCAGCATAAAAAAACGTCCTTGATCCTGTCACTCAGGATCAAAGACGCTTCCCGTAAACGGGCAATCGTATGTCTACCCGCACATGAGCCATATCATCAATAAACCATTCTATACCTATTGAATCATTTCATCAGCTTGTAATTATTGGATAGTGCTTAAAATTTCCAGCTATCCAGGTATTTCTCTTGCTCAGCTGACAAGGAGTCGATGCCAATATTCAGGCTTTCAAGTTTATAGCTGGCAACCTGCTGGTCAATATCATATGGTACATTAACAACGTTTTTACCCAAGTTTTCATAATTCTCACTTACATAACGCAGACCAAGTGCCTGCAGGGCAAACGTCGTATCCATGATTTCGGCAGGGTGACCATCTGCTGCACCCAGGTTCACAAGACGACCTTCTGCGAGAAGGTACATCTTACGACCGTCTTTGAAACGATATTCCTCAATGTTGCGGCGAACTGTGCGAATCGATTCCGAACGTTTAGCCAGTTCAGGTTTATTCACTTCAACATCAAAGTGACCTGCATTACTCAGGATCGCTCCATCCTTCATCACATCGTAATGCTCCCCTGTGATAACATCCTTATTGCCTGTAACCGCAATAAAGAAATCGCCCAATTTGGCGGCTTCCACCATTGTCATGACCCGGAACCCGTCCATGTGTGCTTCTACCGCTTTGATTGGATCGATCTCGGTTACGATCACATTCGCACCAAGACCTTTGGCGCGCATCGCTACACCTTTACCACACCAGCCATAACCTGCAACCACTACGTTTTTACCAGCGATAACCAAGTTGGTTGTACGAATAATTCCGTCGAATGCAGATTGTCCTGTACCGTAGCGATTATCGAACAGATACTTGCAGTATGCGTCATTAACTGCAACCATTGGAAACTTCAATTGGCCTTCTTTCGCCAATGCTTTCAAACGAATAATACCCGTTGTCGTTTCTTCTGCTCCGCCGCGAATTGTTGCTGCGAGGTCAGGGCGCTCGGATGCAATAATGGTTGCAAAGTCTCCGCCATCATCAATAATAAGATCAGGCTTCACTTCAAGCGCACGCAGTTGCAAAGATTTGAATTCCGCAGGTTCCGGATTGTATTTCGCATATACTGTAACACCGTCTTCCACTAATGCTGCGCAGACATCATCTTGTGTAGACAATGGGTTACTGTGCGTAATCGTTACTTCCGCCCCACCCGCTTGGATCACTTTTGCCAAGTAAGCTGTTTTTGCCTCCAGATGAAGACAAATCGCGACCTTCAAACCTTTGAAAGGCAGATCCTGTTCGAATTGGCGACGAATGCGGTTTAATACCGGCATATGTGCCTCTACCCAGTCTATTTTCAGATGACCCTCTGAAGCGAGTCCCATATCTTTAACAATACTGTTTTGCAACGCAGGTGTAGTCATTTCATATCCTCCTTGTTTATGTGTTTCTTCTATTATAAAGGACTCTATAGTGCAATAACCTTGTGCTCTCCAAGGAATTCACTTGAGGCCTTAATCAGTTCATCGATCCACTCGGTGCCATAACGATTCAGGTAAAAGAGTGCATTATGTACTCGTTCCTGTGGTTTGCCCGTTGGGAATAAGGAGTTTTGAATGCCGTTCCAGTGCCTTAGACTCACATGGTGTTTATCTTCGATAGCTTTGTGAGTCTGCTGTTTCAGATACTGCATTTGCTCGTTGATTTTACTCAAATTGGTATCGCCAATTCGTTCCAGCCCAGGATGAATCTCCGCAATCTCATCTAGCAACGGTCCATACAGATCAAGAAACGCCTCCTGAACCTTGTCAAACTGTTCATCTACCTGGAACGTCTCCTGCTGTGCGAGCCACTGCTCCTTCTTTTCTTCCATATGATATTGAACATCCTGAAAAGAAAGTCCATATTGTTTCATATGTTTGTGATGAACATCTTCCATAATGGTGAAAGACAACCGCGGCAACAAAATGGGCATTTGCAGGCCGAACTGACGGAATGCTTCCCGAGTCAAACCCCAATATGCAATTTCACCTTGCCCCAAAATAACAGCGGCTACAGGCAACACGGAATCTTGCATTAATGGTCGTGTCAATACGTTGTTACTGAAGCGCTCCGGATGTTCTCCCAGTTCCTGAAGCAAACGTTCCTCTGTGAAAGAAACCAAACCTTTGCGATCACTATATAGACCGTCCTTCAACAACAAGAGCAGACGCGTACCTTCATGAATATAGAACAGATTGGCTCCATCCTCCGCTACTTCGGCAGGCATAGCATAACCAGCTTGTTGTACCAGCGAAGCACCTTGTGTGTATGCGCTGCGCAGCACTTCATTTTTTCGTATCAACCGCTCAAACACGGGCTGTTCCAACCTGCGTAAATCTGGATCCGATGCATCCATTAGAACAAGTCCACTACTGGCAAACAAGGCAGATATCATGCGAGCAAAAGCATCACTCAGATTTGAACTGGATTGATGGATCTCTGTGATGCATTTCATCAGTCCTGGTTTATGTATCGTATCAGGTAAAAGATGTTCCACCTGTTCGAGTACATTCACCCACTGCTGCGAATCCACATGAACATTACTTACAGAATCCCTTCCTGCGAATCGTCCTTGTAACTTAACCTTCTTCATGTCTCCCTGATGATCAGGTAGATAAGTGTGGTTAACCTCATCCCAGTCATGGTCTTCACCGGCAATCCAAAATACTGGGACTACCGGGCGTTGAAGTCTTTCTTCCGCTTCACGCGCAGCTGCCACTACGCTGGCGGCTTTGTATATGACGAACAGAGGTCCGGTGAGCAGACCGCTCTGCTGTCCTCCTGTAACCACTAGTGCATCTTGTTCTGCAAGACGTGTGATGGACGCATGAACCTCTCCAT
Coding sequences:
- a CDS encoding UDP-N-acetylmuramoyl-L-alanyl-D-glutamate--2,6-diaminopimelate ligase, which codes for MLLKQFASMLTTARLVGESNTECQNLQTDSRQVKPGDLFICLPGHTVDGHDYAEKAVNAGAVALVVERQLDLPVPQLLVKDSRFAMAVLADFFFDSPSQKMNMIGVTGTNGKTTTTYLIEKIMSDYGRKTGLIGTIQMRYDGRTYPMSGTTPEALDLQRSLHDMVQKGTDCCVMEVSSHALEQGRVKGTNFRTAVFTNLTQDHLDYHHSMEEYRGAKGLFFARLGNGYTEDVSQRKFAVINADDPAADYFISVTAAEVITYGMGEKADVRASQISITSQGTSFHVDTFAGSTDIRLRMVGKFNVYNAMAAISAALVEGIPLEEIKRSLETVPGVDGRVEGVDEGQPFAVIVDYAHTPDGLENVLRTVKEFAEGRVICVFGCGGDRDRTKRPLMGKIAANYSDFVLVTSDNPRTEDPDLILKDIEQGLIEESVPTERYTMIVDRRQAIHEAIEMASPADVVLIAGKGHETYQIIGTTKTDFDDRIIAKEAIRGKSN
- a CDS encoding stage V sporulation protein D encodes the protein MKGSSVNLRRRLLWSLMILVLLFSALMIRLAYVQLGEGPELSAKAEESWRRNIPYSAKRGEILDRNGTSLAYNVTTPTIMAIPAQVKEAETTAKALAPLLGMTEEKVLATIKKRELIVRLQPGGRKITMEKAQRIRDLKLPGIVVAEDNKRFYPYDDLAAHILGFTGIDNQGLTGVEKKYDDKLNGLNGSVSYLSDAAGRLMPGSSEKYVEPKDGLNLKLTIDKSIQSIMERELDQAMVKFQANSALAIAMNPKTGEILGMSSRPGYEPADYQQYPAEIYNRNLPIWMTYEPGSTFKIITLAAALEEKKVNLQQDQFFDPGYVEVGGARLRCWKKGGHGSQTFLQVVENSCNPGFVALGQRLGKESLFSYIKDFGFGTKTGIDLSGEASGILFKLSRVGPVELATTAFGQGVSVTPIQQVAAVSAAINGGKLYKPYVTKAWVHPVTGEVMEEAKPELVRQVISENTSKQVREALESVVAKGTGRPAFIDGYRVGGKTGTAQKVINGRYSSTEHIVSFIGFAPADDPQIVVYTAVDNPKGIQFGGVVAAPIVQNILEDALHYMNVPVRKDQVAKEYKYGETKIVTVPDLTGATVEDLYEDLNMNFMLAKSGSGKYVINQAPKPGARVDQGSTIRIYMGNVLNDAHDHTKDE
- a CDS encoding penicillin-binding transpeptidase domain-containing protein — translated: MIKRIKMRTLLIGGCITLFFLVLVTRIFFIQVVNGGVWQERAAGLVEREQTIKAARGTITDRNGNILATDSPAYTVSVNPLLINELGIQDVVTEKLSALLGKNESEMRALVTAKNKDGVFYQQREVRSEGYKISPELAAQVNELREELQDEYKARNAIVMAQESKRFYPEETLASHLLGYMSRDGKAVNGLEVSYDEALTGTDGYLNYQKDAKGIKLPDSQDNYLPPQNGKNLTLTIDDTIQFYIEDAMKEAVAKYNPLSMTVIAADPSTMEILGMANWPTFNPNSYGSTPDQKNFINHATQSIYEPGSTFKIVTLAGAVEEKLFDPNASFESKRMYIGGFPISDNGHAYGWISYLEGVKRSSNIAFVNLGYNMLGGERLRHYIDEFGFGKKTGIDLPNESASPIKPLVYKSEIATAAYGHGLVQVTPIQQVAAISAIANGGKLLEPHLVKEIKNPNDGTTEVIKPKVVRQVISKESSKLVSGYLEQVVADQTIGTGRNAYIEGYRVAGKTGTARKVVNGAYSKSKDVVSFIGFAPVNNPKIAILVVIDQPDGTNIGGGTAAAPVFKKIVSQTLQYMGIPKDTAKTPDKKSKEVSVVQAKAPDLSGKTAKQARSQLLSAGIAYVTLGQGDNVIRQYPVAGASMNPGQRIYLLTEESSKMKIPDLTGESLRDALEVLSLMKVGVTVKGEGYVVKQTEQVAGEQRTVQLNLQTAKAAVTGIADEAPISSDPSSEAEVEEQEPSGGEGKTDGTDKTDKTDNNKAPANESESSNDPATNGASLP
- the rsmH gene encoding 16S rRNA (cytosine(1402)-N(4))-methyltransferase RsmH, with amino-acid sequence MFHHITVLKEEATEGLNIKQDGIYVDCTLGGGGHSSVIASKLGPGGRLIALDQDDWALDNAREKLAAYGERVTLVKTNFRDLEQVLKDLDVPMMDGVPQVDGILYDLGVSSPQFDEGERGFSYNHDAPLDMRMDQDAMLTAKEIVNEWPEEEIARILYRYGEEKFSRRIARVIVGKRAQSTIETTGELVELIKEGIPAAARRTGGHPAKRSFQALRIAVNDELGAFEEGLHQAVRCLAPGGRVSVITFHSLEDRICKQIFSSYLEKCTCPPDFPLCVCGGKGTLRLVNRKPLIPTETELTENSRARSAKLRVAEKL
- the mraZ gene encoding division/cell wall cluster transcriptional repressor MraZ produces the protein MFMGEFQHSIDDKGRVIIPAKFRESLGPSFVVTRGLDQCLFVYPMEEWGVMEQKLKALPLMKSDARAFTRFFFSGATECELDKQGRVNLPGNLREYAKLDKDCVVLGVSNRVEIWSKGIWESYFNQSEEAFNDIAEKLVDFNFDL
- a CDS encoding adenosylhomocysteinase codes for the protein MTTPALQNSIVKDMGLASEGHLKIDWVEAHMPVLNRIRRQFEQDLPFKGLKVAICLHLEAKTAYLAKVIQAGGAEVTITHSNPLSTQDDVCAALVEDGVTVYAKYNPEPAEFKSLQLRALEVKPDLIIDDGGDFATIIASERPDLAATIRGGAEETTTGIIRLKALAKEGQLKFPMVAVNDAYCKYLFDNRYGTGQSAFDGIIRTTNLVIAGKNVVVAGYGWCGKGVAMRAKGLGANVIVTEIDPIKAVEAHMDGFRVMTMVEAAKLGDFFIAVTGNKDVITGEHYDVMKDGAILSNAGHFDVEVNKPELAKRSESIRTVRRNIEEYRFKDGRKMYLLAEGRLVNLGAADGHPAEIMDTTFALQALGLRYVSENYENLGKNVVNVPYDIDQQVASYKLESLNIGIDSLSAEQEKYLDSWKF
- the bshC gene encoding bacillithiol biosynthesis cysteine-adding enzyme BshC, producing the protein MNGITEAIRSGSRLAEDYICSRDAARGLYEYDIRWESGLQARAEWVDQSENTRIDRRDLAEYLRIYNKRVNDHGEVHASITRLAEQDALVVTGGQQSGLLTGPLFVIYKAASVVAAAREAEERLQRPVVPVFWIAGEDHDWDEVNHTYLPDHQGDMKKVKLQGRFAGRDSVSNVHVDSQQWVNVLEQVEHLLPDTIHKPGLMKCITEIHQSSSNLSDAFARMISALFASSGLVLMDASDPDLRRLEQPVFERLIRKNEVLRSAYTQGASLVQQAGYAMPAEVAEDGANLFYIHEGTRLLLLLKDGLYSDRKGLVSFTEERLLQELGEHPERFSNNVLTRPLMQDSVLPVAAVILGQGEIAYWGLTREAFRQFGLQMPILLPRLSFTIMEDVHHKHMKQYGLSFQDVQYHMEEKKEQWLAQQETFQVDEQFDKVQEAFLDLYGPLLDEIAEIHPGLERIGDTNLSKINEQMQYLKQQTHKAIEDKHHVSLRHWNGIQNSLFPTGKPQERVHNALFYLNRYGTEWIDELIKASSEFLGEHKVIAL